DNA from Nymphaea colorata isolate Beijing-Zhang1983 chromosome 4, ASM883128v2, whole genome shotgun sequence:
GGTGTGGCACTGGTTACAGGTgttaaaaaaatggattttgTTAGGGTTTGATCATTTGAACCAAGAATGGTTATTCGGCTTACCTTTTTGGGTGAATGAGGCTTGACCTACTGTCCGAAGAAGGCCGAAACCTCCACCCAACCCCTCATCCCTAAAGGTATAGACCTGCATCGGTAATTTGATATGTAGTCTttgctatgcttcaacttgtatgtcAGTGACTCCTCATTTACAGCATAGAGAGTTGGCCTTCGAGAAATTCAAGTGAAGACTAGTCAATTGCCAACCCTATTCAATCTCATTGGACCAACCCCCTTGGGATGGGAATGGTCCTTCGGCTTACTTGGAGTGTAAGTGGAACAAACTAAAGGGTTTAGCAAGGCACCGTGTTTGGTCCACTAACCAAAATTTTTAGGGGTCCCTAACCTACCAACTTAAACTTTTCGAGTAATTGGAGAGATCTCTCAATATTGTAAGGCAACTTAATGAATGTATTAGTAATGTTTTCTAGAAGCaaatttgtgttattttgctGCAATACTTTTTGGCGGTTGTGTTGAGGAAGCTTCAGGGTTCCCACCCTATACTGGTTATGTTCACCAGTGGACATTGTGGATCGGACCGGACATTAATGATCTGAGTTGTCTCGGACATCAGTTGTTGGGAAATGCTTTGCTCTTTGCTAATAAATTCCCActctaaagaaaaagagaccAAAAACTTggaaatgaataaacaaaactTCGTCTTTATAGCGTTGtaaattctttatttttgtattgtttcCACGtgacttaaaagaaaaaaattggtgtaTTACATGTCTTCTCACGATATCGGAATTCACGTCCTGAAGTTCCAATCCTTGTTGtgattatataaatattttccATGTTCCTTTAATATTCTACTGAATTTAGGGATGTCATGAATGGGTCCGGGCCGGACCTAGGTTTTCCAAGTCCAACTTAGTCTAGTCCAACAAATTCCCAAGAAGGCTGCCCAAAAAAACAGGTTTGATTAAATCAAATCTaagttgtagtcattttttAATTGAGAATTAAACCTAAAAAAATCACCGTCAATAAACATCTAATTACAGTAGAAAGATAAACCCATTTCCTAATGATAGATGAGATTCTAAAACAATTTCACAATGGTTGCGACCGTCGTCAATGTAGGATTTAATTACCAACGGTTTTAGCATCGGCAAAACATCAGATGTCCCAACGATCAAGAGTGTCGAGACATCCTATACCTCAGCTGAAAAACATCATCTTCCGCGACGGTTCAACATGTGGGAAAAGGGAAACTTAATTCCCACGCCTAGAACCGTCGACAATAGTATTCATCTTTTCCCCACAAAACCATAGCCGTCGATAAATAATTTCCCGACGGTTCTGGCTGGTATTTCCTGACGATAAGGACCGTTGAATATTGTTGTGGTGagaagaaataaataataaatttatgtGGTTCAATCAATCTTTATTCCGCCTAAGCTGTGCAAGGAATATATGACAAAACACTATAGCGGGTCTAATCTGCTCTACGTTAAAGACCGAGGTTCTTGCACCTTAACAACACGGGCAACAAAAGTCGTTCAAGCGCATGCAAGGGTTTAGAATCTGTCCACTTCCTTTTGACGAGAAGACGACCTATCAAAGCAAAAAAGTGGCAGTGATggccttctctctttctttttcatttcattttatacATACAACTAACTCTGGTCCagcagagattttttttttttgttatgagaATGCATGAGAGGGCGTAAAAGAAACAGCCACCTGGAAATCCCCTGGATTTGAGAACCTGGATTTATGATCAGACCCATTCCCCTTTTACTTTAAGTACAAATTTTCTATAGAAATGTTCAaagctcgaactcagcttgaCTGGCATATtgcttggctcgaactcgagccAAGCTTTATGAggcaagctcaagctcaacttgattAACTGAGTGTGAGGAGCTCGGGCGGAGCTTTATgaggcaagctcgagctcgaggttaACTAAGtgtgagctcgagcttgcctcATTTAAGCTCGTCAATGAATAATGATCctcatcttcttttaagttaTGGGGTGAAAAACAACAGCTGCAATAGTATTTCATTGTTGTATTCTCTAAAACATAAATTATTCACGTGAAGAATACCAACCTAAATTTCATTTGAATACATCAAAAATCAATTACACACCTATTCATACAACCAAGCGtgttgaaacaaaaaaactgtTACTTGCTCTGCGACTTGCAGTTGGAGCCCAATAGAAAGAGGAggtgggaggaagaagagggcgACGATAAAGAAGTAGATTGaagggggggggaggggggtggGGGGATGATGGGggagggaaaaatgaaaaataaaaagagagagcaaATCAAAAAATATAGCagcagaaataaaaaacaaacaagccaAATcgagtttaaactttaaatgaGTCAagactcgactcgtttataaccCGAGttttaactcgagctcgagctgagctTATATGAATGAATTCAAGTCGAGTCGAAGCTGACATGACTCATTGTACATTCTTACTTTTCTGATCAatgtaaaaatgtaaaatagataCTTCAAATGTAGAATTTTGATGTGACTGAACAATAGATTTTACCATAAATCTTTTACCCCATCAGCAAAAGCAAGCCACATCATGTTGATGGATTTTAAATCCTAAGTATTATGCATTGCAACTTGCTGGGCTGCCTGTTATAGAAGGGACATTGCCATAGCTTGAAAATAGCCCTCCGGACTTCCGAGGACCATTTACATGTCATGGACTTCTTTGAAAGGCTACTTGAAAGGTGCCTCTCCCAGTGCCTTAATAAATCATCTCCTCACTCAATTAATCTCTCTCAGCACAGCAAATCACATCCAATGAATGAAATCCAAATATTCTGTTTAAATAAAATACTTTTAGAAAAAAGGATTCACATCCTTCCATTTGCCGATATAGGCAATTGGCATCTAAGAAGCACCAAACCCACACTTCTAGTTTGTCATTTTGCAAAAAGCTACAAGCAAGCGCGGAGGCAGGTGTAGGCACTGTATAGGCAATTACccacatataccaacaaaaaattatatatttttatattgatattttaagaaaattttcttcatttagataTTGGTGTCCCTtaacaaattttaaatgttatCACTAGTGCCCTTTAGCCAGAATTTTCTAGATCCACCGTCGACCATTAAGGGTTACTGTTTCAAAATTCTGAAACTTGTGGTTTAAGGTTGGAGTTGTTTTCTCCTCTTTACCAACAAGCGAAAAAAGGTGTAGGTTCATGAAGGTTAGGTATAAGACAGGCATCGAAGTGAACCACTTTTTTGAATTGAAACCCAACTGAAGTATCATATTCTGACTCATGCATTCTATTTCCCCATCTTTTGCTTTAGGGATTAATGGAGATCATCCACAAGGTCCACAGcacttttttattaatttggAGGGTTCCTAGGAGGGCAGGGGCCTTGGCTCCTCctcagtttttaaaaattttatgtgaatttaaaaaaaaaaattgtttaatatatataaaagtttcgAAAATCTTATTTCagctcttgttaaaattttgaagctatAGTTCAGCCCCtgcaaagaaaattttcctgACCTTAGATGGAGCTACATTGTTGCTGGTGTGGGCGACTGCCCACAACAGCCCACTAAATCTGTTCTATCTATACAGTGATACTTTAttcctttttacttcttttacATATGAATGTGCCTTAAATTCTGAAACTTTAAATAATCGTGCTTCTTAGCCAGAAATGTCTAGCTTGTGTGTACCTATACCTCGAGTTTGGGGCAGATTGTAGAATTTCTTTTCTCACGTCTAAGCTCATGGCGTGAAATCTTATATAGCTTTTGACTAACCTATTGATTAACTACCAAGTGAGAGACCACACACTTAGTTTCTTATACTGTGGTCTGAGGACTAGACCTAATGCAACTAGAGGCACATTGGAAATAAATATTCATTGAAGAGAGACCAATTTGTGCCTCAAAGGGATGTTAATTGGCTTGAGCTCTTGTTCGGGCAGTGGAATACATCTCCAGCTCACTTAGTTATTTAGTTTAATTGGTTTCTAACTTGAGAATTTGGCTTTAAATTTGTCTTTGGCTTCTAAGTTAGGAGTTGGATCGGACATAGATCTATATATACTAAAATATCAGATTGCTTTCATACCCTAATCATCATTGAACTAGAACACAATAATTTCAAGCAAACGATGTGGTTCTGACATTCATTTATGGCAGTATAAAATGATATAGTTTCATCTTGCATGCAGGAAACATTTAGTTATTCATTCCTCACACTTCATACATAAGGACGTCAGCAGTTCAAACATAGTAGCACATTTGCGTATATAATCTAAAGGATATccttctgtgtgtgtgtgtgtttcttctTTAGGtcacttctttataaaaaagaattatcaaatgactaaaagttaaaatttatCATTTAAAACACCATAAATCATTGAATGGAGATGTCCACACAGGTTTATGGGGCTGTCCCATATAAAGGGACTGGGGTCCACTCAAATCCAactataaatataaatttaaggTTTTAGAATAGCTTTACTTTTATCTCCGCCCTTGTATATATTAGTGACCCATAAAATGTACAGGTTTTTTAATTAGTGCATCCTAAGCACTCACTCTATCGTTTCATCAACTTGGTGGCTTGTTTCATGATTGCATGAGCTTACTACAAAATGGAGGCAGGTTTAAAGTGAAAGAGGTTTCCCACTGCCGACCTAACCCCTTATCCCTTATCCTTATGATACAAGGCAGAAGGCAGAAGCCTCCCACTTAACCCCTTATCCCTTATGATACAAGGCTTGCTATCGGTTCATCGGGATGCCACCAATGTAATTCAGTTTGCAGATCAAGTAAAAATTAATGCATTAGTAGTTCAAAATAGAGACTAGCCACCTATCTAACCTATGCCCCGACCATTGCGCCAACCCCATCGAGGATAAAATAGAAGCAAGGTCTAGTTCCAGGCACCTATACATGCACCAAGCAGCCAACCTCTCAACGTGGTTCTTATAAGGTTAGGAGTTTGGCGCCAATGGTggaaatataatataaatttttatccaaAGCACCAAAGTATTTGGCgctttatcaaaatttttattttcctatgGTGTCCTGGAAAACTTTTCGACCAAGATACCTTAGTAAAATTGATTCTCTCTCAAAGCTTTCGATaaagaacaataaaataaagtaaaagggaaaaagcagaaaagaaaatccTCCATTTAGAATCATGCTCCTTGAGAAGCACCTATTTGAAGTaagagaaaaggggaaacaaaaagaaccaataaaagggaaaaagcagaaaagaaaatccTCTATTTAGAATCATGCTACTTGAGAAGCACCtatttgaaaaaagagaaaaggggaaacaaaGAAGAACCAAGCAAAGGATCGTCTAATGGTATTTAAATATTGAAACAGAAGATCATTCTAAGGAACATCCATAAGTTCGACATGCTTCCTTCTATGTGATGAACACCATGgtagcctctctctctctcacacacacacacatatacaagCACAAATGCACACAATTTCTTGAGGAGAAATGTCCAGATGAAGATCATTCTCTTTGTTTAGAAGCGAGTTATAGTTTCGTTCCCACTATAGAGCTTTCTCTGGTACGCCTACGTTGCAGCTAGAAAAATCTTTTATCTTGACTACAGTGAATTTCTTTGGGACACAGTGACAGCTCCTGAGGTTTGAGAGCAGACGGAGAAGAGTGACTTAATCGGGTAACTTCTTCCCTGAGTTGGTTTCATAAAATATACTTTAAATGCagtgttttttacttttacagTTTAGTTGTACTGAATTATTGACTGATTCTTTTTTATATGGCTTCGAAAATTAACAATGTTGAACCTGAAAAGGTGTTGATCGGTTAATATTTATTCCCGACAAAATCAACATTGAGACAAAATATGTGATACATGGACTAGGgggggaaaaaaattaaacacttTCATCGACGCATGAAATTGCATCGATAAAGATTAATGCTGATGTTTATAAGACGCCGCTTAAAGTAATTATCGACGTCCAGGATAATTGTTAGTAAAAAGTATTACTGACGTTTATGATAGTAGCAGGTAAACATTTTTGCCAACGTTCGGTAAAAATTTTTACCGCGTCATGCAGCTGTGGGTAAAAACGTATTATTGATGCACAGAACGTCAGTGATAATCTTGTTTACCTTTCGTGCTAAGCATGTTGGTGATGGCCTCTGGACCGATGCGCGGCTTCGGGATGTTGGTGACGTTTTTAACCAATCCTGTCTTCACCAACAATCGCCACAAACGTTGGAAAAACCATTACTCACACATTGTCATGTTTGACCGACATTTTTGCCATCTGTAATTTATCCGAGAAACTATATATCAAATTATGCATGCATTTTATGCAGATTGGCTCGTCTCTCAGTCAAGCTGTTTAGAATATACAAGTTCCTATATATTTTATGCATTCATTATGTCTTAATTTGCCATGCAACAATTCCACATGTAAGCAAGCattattctctttttttttatttagacaAAAACTATTAAATAGGAAAATTCCAAAACAGCTTATTAGAACGCGCTGCGTGACATTTTTACATACAACACACACAATattcaaaacacaaaatgaCTGTAAAAAGGTTGTGTCACACAACTGTGCCAGTGACGACATAATCAATGCAGGCCCGCCAAAAGATATTAAGAAAGTAGAAATTTATGATCATACGGGGCGTTTAGATGACACCCTACAAAACTCCTGGTCTGTTTCAAACCTGGTTTTTTAACAAGTTTTCAAAACGTGGTTTTGGATGACAAggcaaaaaccaagttttcactttttaaaacctggtttttgtttggatgacaaaaataaagttttgaGAACACTTGTAAAAGAACACTTGAAAAAACattcttaaatataaatttaattaCTTTTAGTCTTAACAAATTGGACACCCTTACACTATGTCATGCTAAAAATTGATTCATACACATTTACAGTATCAGTTAGTGCTTCTGTATGTGTGCCTGTTAGTTAATCTGTGTTAAACACATCAGGTGGGCTCTCTTAATAGTTAATTGAATAACTTACCAGCCCATATTAATcaatattattaaaattatttCACCAACATATATTCTATCATTTCGCATTGTATCACCAAACTAGAAATGCAACATTCATGCAACTACATAATATCCTTTAGGTTGGTGTTCCTACAATGTATAAAGCAGATTACAATGTTTCCTGCATGCAAGATGTAAAATATATGCAcgtcttcatctctctcttgctattaaaatcatctgttttttttttctcctcttgcTAACCATACAAAAACTCGGCCTTGATGAAAACCTTGGGGGAAGGGTGTCCAGGGTTTTCACCACCACGTCAAATGCAAGAAACCCAAGTTCAGTGGATGACAATTTGAAACAGCACATGCAGGCTATCAGGATGATGAAATCAACTGATCCTCGTTTCACAAAGTTCCATTAACATTTTGTTAACTGCTTTTAAAGGGTCATTCACATGTACAGTTCAAAAACAGCTTGCTCCTATCTCTACGTTTCCCCTTCATCATCAAAagacttttttcctttttctggacCTCTTGACCTTCTTTAACTTGAAAGGTTTGAAGTGCAACCCCATGGTTTAGTGGAAGGAGGCTCAGGAGCCCCTAAACTTTGCCTTTTTTTTGGCTGATAATTGAAGTACCCTCTGCTCTGCCATTTTGATGCCTGACCCAAATCTTGCATTCCCCAAACAGTGAACAAATTATACTTCTGAAAGAAAATAGCAAAATCTCGTGAACGGAGCCAATTGTTGGAGCCCAACACCAAGGCAAGATGATCATTAAGCATGGATGCGACATCAAGTCTGGCGAGCTGGACACCAGTAGGTACTCTTCGCCCATGCCAGTCGTTGGTCTTTACATCGCTTTGGCTTCGGTATCTTGCCTATTGCTCACAACAATTGACATGATCACCGGTTTCAAAGCGATTGGCAAGAAGCCAAGGCAAAAATTCTGGTTTCCCTGCAAATGGTTTGGTGTCAACTCGGCCACACTAACTCTGTTGTCGGCGGCAACTAAGATACCGGTGGATCTAAACACGGCCATGCCAGGCCTTCACCACCAGCTCACCAAGCTCAGTGGCACCGTCATGCTGTCCGTAGCAACAGCGTTTTTCTTGCCTAGCTTTGGCAAAATGAATGTTGAAGACACACTCTGGAACTTAGCTTCCCTCCTCATTCTGGTTGTCACCACGGCTGTGAACATAATCATACAGATGGGAACAGGCGTAGTCTTTGCCTTCCTACCCGAGCATGTCCTAGTCTTAGGCTTTATGctgtttattttgatgaatgtCCTCATTACAACACTAAGCAGTGAAGGCATTAAGAACGCTTTGGAGGAAAGCTTTGAGGAGGTCTCAAAACAATTCTATTCTGTGATAAAAAGGTTGGAAGAATGCAAACCAAGTTCAGTGAAGGAAATTGAAAAGGGCATGGACTTGTGCAGGGAGGGGGTCAGACGCCGCTTGTACGTGAAGTTTACGAAGTATGCAAGAGACATAGAATATGTCATCATTCGTTCCCCACATGGCAGCACAGTGGGAATTCTCTCAATTCTAAGTGCTCTAGTTCTTGTGGAAGCAGAGCTCAGGGCACTTGTGATGTGGCAAATTGAAGGAGGAAGAAGTGACAAAGGAAGGGGAGGAATGCAGGCTTTATTAGGCCTTTACTTATGTCGAGGGGACTCCGATTACAAATGGTCTGTGTGGCTCGTGTTGGCGTCACAGACCCTCTTCGTCATCTTAGTCACCATCCCCATGCTTTTCAGGTGGTTCGAAAGCATTAGGTTTGTTCGCCACCCCATTGGAAAAATGCCGAAATGGAGTTACCTTCTAACATCCGAGTCGAAGATGTTGAAATCGTCATACAAGCGGGTGATCAATATTGTCTGTGAGTTCTTTGCAGGCGGTAAAGAAACCAGCCGAACCTCTATTGGCTGCTTTCTATCGAGCATAGGGATGTTCATCCTCTCTTTGCTACTCTTGGCATCATTGCTAAGCAGGATCGTCAGCCGCAGCTCCTCCATTCTTCCTTGTTTTATCTTTTGGTTGTTTAAAAAATGTGGTACCGGGGAGATCAGAGAGACACTCGCTTACGTGGCGGTGCATGTACACAACGAGGAGGAGGATGACTTCCACGATTGGCTATACAGAAGGCACAAGAATGAGGTTGATAAGGAGATGTCCTTGCTGCCAAGTCCTTCGACTGTGACCAATCCCGACCCTCTCGGAAATCAGGATGGTGTAAGTGAATTGAAGGAGCTCCTATCTAATTTTACGTCCGATACCAACTTGATAATCCCTTACCCAGTTAGGGACTTGCTACTTAATATCATGGACTTTAAAGAATGCAACTGTGCAAACACATTATTTAGTATGGCAGTGCTTGAGGAGATTAGGGATGTCTGGAAACCGGGAAGTGGGGATGATGAGTCGATGAACCGGTTTGTGAGCTGCCAACGACATTTGGATGGC
Protein-coding regions in this window:
- the LOC126410030 gene encoding uncharacterized protein LOC126410030, whose translation is MIIKHGCDIKSGELDTSRYSSPMPVVGLYIALASVSCLLLTTIDMITGFKAIGKKPRQKFWFPCKWFGVNSATLTLLSAATKIPVDLNTAMPGLHHQLTKLSGTVMLSVATAFFLPSFGKMNVEDTLWNLASLLILVVTTAVNIIIQMGTGVVFAFLPEHVLVLGFMLFILMNVLITTLSSEGIKNALEESFEEVSKQFYSVIKRLEECKPSSVKEIEKGMDLCREGVRRRLYVKFTKYARDIEYVIIRSPHGSTVGILSILSALVLVEAELRALVMWQIEGGRSDKGRGGMQALLGLYLCRGDSDYKWSVWLVLASQTLFVILVTIPMLFRWFESIRFVRHPIGKMPKWSYLLTSESKMLKSSYKRVINIVCEFFAGGKETSRTSIGCFLSSIGMFILSLLLLASLLSRIVSRSSSILPCFIFWLFKKCGTGEIRETLAYVAVHVHNEEEDDFHDWLYRRHKNEVDKEMSLLPSPSTVTNPDPLGNQDGVSELKELLSNFTSDTNLIIPYPVRDLLLNIMDFKECNCANTLFSMAVLEEIRDVWKPGSGDDESMNRFVSCQRHLDGSLLRKIRGAEQLVRYIDQYGLGKSLASSATMDWHAPIYREYKDELNYFDQEKIVERYPPALYRFVARVLANVPHEEEVAQYIESQLCPQLVHLILSALTHIFIAVSRAISPSKGNGTFEDDIEKEKLASTMGVLHVFDQLKEPLFAMLAECYSSGCSLKELAISNERRTTCISLHPWEEHAFFTGPYSTPFPVLHD